In a genomic window of Zingiber officinale cultivar Zhangliang chromosome 9B, Zo_v1.1, whole genome shotgun sequence:
- the LOC122024927 gene encoding nudix hydrolase 12, mitochondrial-like — protein sequence MASPLVARKGRDLQRYEDHLRLVAGCIPYKINEEADIESHDVINKLEVLMISSPGRHDFVFPKGGWEKDETASEAACREALEEAGVRGILQEIELGQWVFRSKSSQVSCSQEGGCKGYMFALKVTEELDYWPEQQVHGRKWVTVADAYKLCRYDWMREALHLFKQRLYSSTVLSVRGLYEPAKFCFVKSTAAEQAIALC from the exons ATGGCGTCCCCTCTGGTGGCTCGGAAGGGTCGCGACCTGCAGCGTTATGAGGATCATCTCCGGCTTGTTGCTGG ATGCATTCCTTATAAGATAAATGAAGAAGCAGATATTGAATCTCATGATGTGATTAACAAACTTGAAGTTCTCATGATCAGTTCACCTGGTCGGCATGATTTTGTGTTTCCAAAG GGTGGCTGGGAGAAAGATGAGACTGCAAGCGAAGCAGCATGCCGAGAGGCTCTCGAGGAAGCAGGAGTTAGGGGAATACTACAG GAAATTGAGCTTGGTCAATGGGTATTTAGAAGCAAGAGCAGTCAGGTCAGTTGCAGCCAGGAAGGAGGTTGTAAAGGTTACATGTTTGCTCTCAAGGTAACAGAAGAACTCGACTACTGGCCTGAGCAACAAGTACATGGCAGGAAGTGG GTGACTGTGGCGGATGCCTATAAACTTTGTCGATATGATTGGATGCGGGAAGCCCTCCACTTGTTTAAGCAGCGCCTCTATAGCAGCACAGTATTGTCGGTTCGCGGGCTATATGAGCCAGCAAAATTCTGCTTCGTGAAGTCTACTGCGGCCGAGCAAGCCATTGCCTTGTGCTGA